Below is a window of Chiroxiphia lanceolata isolate bChiLan1 chromosome 9, bChiLan1.pri, whole genome shotgun sequence DNA.
CCTTTGTGCTGCTCCTATGGAACCATCACTTGTATTGAATTTGTTTACAGATTCTGTGGCTTTTATAACTGTGTCAGTCCCTGGCATTCTCTAGTGTCAACCCCTGGGTTCTGAGGAACGTGTAAAACtcacaaaacccagcagaaaaGAACTCAAAATAAGCTCAGAGTTTCAAATTATATCTGATCTCTCTGAGGGCCTTTGGACCAACTGCAGaacaaataagtaaaataatgCTGTAGAGAAAACTCTTCACTCAAGAAGGTACAGAAAATAACTTCCCTGAAGGTAACTAAGCAAGGCTGCTTGCGGTGTTGACAGTGCCACagcttcttattttctcttcaacAGTTATTGATAACACTTGTGCTGAGGTGGCTATCACATCTTTCTGGAATAATACTCCATAAATATTATCTGAATAACATTCAAAGGCCAGTTTCCCATCTCAGTGTTTCTTGGCTTGCAAAGAATTGACAAGTTCTTGCCATGATAAATATGATTTGGAGAATAATCAGTTTGGGCCCCTACTGGCACCGTGTGACCTGCCATGAGCCAATAGTCATTCAGTGCTTTGTCCTCCTTTCCTGAACTACAGAGATAATCCGGGTTTCCTTCTCAGGATTTTGCAGGAAAGATTGTTGCAAAGCAAAGAGAGTTTGCTTTCCTGGGCAGGAAGCTCTATAGGAACATGACATGCTTCCAgtggcaggagagctggaaggaAACCAGCCcatttcttttcactctttcttGTGAGACAATGAAATGCTCAGACCAGGCCATTACGTGTCAAACAAGGACTATCAGAATAAGGAACTTCTAACACAAATTCAGGTTAGTTCAAGTCATGAAATTACATCATGGCCAAACaatgaacattttctttgatGTCTTTCTTACCCCAACTCCATATGGAATGGCTCTGCAAGCTGAAAAGGACTCTGTGTCTTGTGGTTCACTGGGTGAAGCGCACTAGAATGCTGTGGGTGACAACTGTGGTATTAACATGGAGgaatttcatcttctttctttcttcttttccatcagAAGCCTCTCAGTTGCTAAGAAAAACTCTCCAGGGTTGTTTAAAGCACCGTACTTCAGTCTTGCATAGACAGAATGAGATCCTACAGAGAACTTCCACCATACTCATGAATGGGAGTGTATGCATGTATTACAATTATGCTGTTCACAAATCCCCATCTGAAATCACCACTCCAAAGTGGCCTAAATTTTGTAATTCCAGAGCACACAAATTTCTTACTAGTTGATTAGGGAGAAAAAGGAttacaaaaatactttataaaatattaaaaaaatgtattatggTATTACAAACAAGACTGAAAAGGTGTGTCTGTAAGAAACATAAAACGTATTTGGATTGAATATAGCAATAGTAATTGTAAATAGTGTTAGGAGTAGAAGGCAATAACATCAAATCAGAAATATATGATATCATCTGAATAAGTGTAATTCATGGTTATTGTGCTTGCTTCAAGTGTGgatactgaaaaatgaaagcactgGGAGGCTACAGACATGGCAAACTAAATCAGACGTTGAAAATTTGGCACAGAATTGATCCTTAAAGTCTTCTGAGTCTTGGAGAATCTGTTTTGTGAGGATTCTAGGCCATATTGCTGACACAGTGTCTGGAAAATCAGAGCAGGACACCAGTGTTTACTGCTGAAATATGAACTAGGGACTTCATGCAATCCTGACTCTTAGCCTGTGCCTCTCTGGATCAGAGGTGTCATTATGGGTGCACACAAATGGCCCAATATCAGGGTCTGAACTGGACCCCTGGGTGTTACCCCAGCACAGATTATTGCAGTGATGACACAACTGGTATTGCTTGTTTTCTAATGTGTTTCTTGCTGTGTCATGACTCCTTTTCCTACTTTTTGCTTCACCCCTCAAAAAGGCCAACCCTGAGCAAAACTGTGTCATTCTGAAGTCTAGTggatgagatgctggaaagcacaAAGGAAGGAGGAATTCTTCCTTCACCATCTaccaaaggagaagaaaagctaCTTGAGAGTTCTTCTCTCTCACATGGTGAGTGAAAAATTGACAACAGAGTATTTCTTTCCGTACAGCACAACAAAAAGGTTGTGCTGCAACAAGGAACACTCTTATTCTGGTTTCTTGGTGTGGCAATGACACAAACACAGTCCCCCAGACTGTCCCTCTGAGTGGGTGTGTACAGCCACAAGAAGtcccttcacacacacactgcagggaGGAGTTGCCACTGATGGCTGAATAAACGGTAAGAAAGAtgcaaaactgcttttattaCAATATAACAGAAGCAGAACCACCAGAACaagtctgtttttctgtttctgcaatgTCATGTGGCTCCTTTACCCAACTGCATCTTTTGTCCTGAATTAACCCAAATGACACTTAATAACACAACATGATGTGGCGCCAGTGTTTCTAATCTTGGTACAAAGCCAGCACTCCACTGGTGATCTTTCCACAGCTGCAGGAAGCATCCTGCAGAGAATGCTTTCATCATTTACAGCCAGGTATCCACAAGTCTATTTAATTAATTAGAGTTGGTCACCATTCCTTCTGAAGTGTATTGCTGCTTTATTAACAGAGGTCGGTGTGAGCTTAGATCAatgcaaaaaaatgaaagggaaagcaGACAGTGGTTTAGGAGCTGTGAAGCCGAGacaaattcttttatttcttggaAAACCCACTGATCCTGAAGAGATTAACAGGTTCTTCCACATTTCCAAGCATGCTATTATGATCACATATCTGTCACTCTTTCTTTATGACCTCAGAGGCTttgaagaaagttttcttcccaggagaaaataaaatttagccTTTGTAACATCAGGTaaaaagaaagagcaggaaGATATCAGCCTTTTGGTAATACCCTCATAATACCAGAGCAAGATGGTTATAAGCCAAGATTTGCAGGACAATTTTCACCTCTTAACAGATTTTGATTATGTCTCCTGAATATAATCTTGAGGCTGAGAATAGACTGCTATTCATAGAGTCTATATGCTGCTACAGATTGCATTAACCATATAGAATTTGTAATACACTGAAATGAgactcatcttttctttttttttgatgccATGTGACTTTGGAGGGAAAAGAGTCTTACAGGAGAGGACCATACCCATCTAATACATCTGTTACAGCATCATCAATATCTGTGTAAAAAAGGTATAGGTGTGTGCAGAACAGGCAGCAAACTGTTCAGAGACAGACTGGAAACACGAAAGAGCCTTCCTTAATTTGGGTTTGCCTTTTCAACTGGTGATACAAAATTGGATGATACTTCATAAACTTATCTTACCAACACACTTAACAGCTTTTATGAAAATGGTTcgttttataatatttaaactCTGCAAGTCTGTGAGTTCTCAAGTGCTGTGCAAAGGTCTCCCACAGCATGCACTTTATATGTGGCTTTAATTGTCTGAAACCCATGTCGCTTTTACTGAGGATGTTCCCAGGTGCCTGTGTTGATTGGAGGTTCCTGGGAGAGTTCACTAAAAATCATTAGTCCTGGTGGAAGAAAGCTTGCTCTGGTGCCTGGACTGAGGATCTGAACAGGCCACTCTGAGGCAGTGAGTATTGCAAGCTCAAAAAACAGATCAGGGCTTAAAATGTCACCCAATTCTCCAGTGCCCTGACCCAACAGTAATTGCTTACTTCTGAACACACACAGACTGTTTTATTACTAGTGTTACACTCCACAGAGGTAGCATTTACTTACCTTTCCCAAGGTCCAGAATCGCAAAGAATCGGGCAAAGTGTGTTCCTCCAAGAGCTTTACCTTTCTGAACTGtcataaaatattaactgttAACAGAAGAATTACTTTCACTTTTGTCACCACTATTTGTTTTTCCAGGCTGCTGAATACACAAGCCAGAGGCCCTGTGAGCCTTTGCAATAATGTTTTCATACACTGCCATCTGTTGTTACGGTGTGTCCCTGTCGCTGCTGTGCTGTCCCGCCGGGGTTTCTATTCCAGCAGGAAGCAGTTCCTTTCCAGGAAGTATGTTCAAAGCATAGTCAAGCTTTAATTCACACATGCAGAAAGATTCTAACAATTCTGCTTTCAGTTATGGCAATGGCCAAATTAGTGTTGCTTTTAATCCCACTTCACTTATTTCAATAGTAAGTTTGTACCTTTATTCACACCAGAGCATTCATGTTCTAAATCAGCAGTGAATTTACAgcaaaacatacacacacatatcaCAAACTTCCCATGTATTTATACACACCAAAATTAGAAAGGATCCTGTCAGTGCATGAATACATTTACACTCACTGACCCGCTCATTTAGAGAGCTGTTCCAGAATCTGCATGTTTACTTAACAGTTTGGATATAATTAAGCTATGGATTTGAGTCTAAGATCTGATCAGTTAGCACCTTATTCCCTAAATCTGTATTGTAAAAAATAGAACATAATGTTACAGAAGCtgtcagaaaagtaaaataacttGTGTGTGATGGAATAAGGGGTGATCATGTGTGTTGGAGAGCAAACCTAAAGCACCCAGGCACACAGTCACAAACCAGCTGGCAAGTGAAGGAGATAAGTGAAGGAGCTAGGAATTGGTCTAAGCCTATGGAATTACAGCTGAGTATCCCTGCCTTAGAGCAGCTCACCTAAGTGTGCAGCTATCCTTGTTCCACAAGTGCTTGTGTGGGAGATGGCACAGTTCTGACTGCAActgttatttttgtgtgtgttacaACTGGTCTGAGCACAAGCCTCGGATCTGAAGCACTGGACACAGGAGAGAGCCTCTGTACTTGACACCATGGGGACAAACTTCCAAAAGGCCAGCTTTCAACTTCcttaaaaaagagaatgtaTCTGATCAATACACTTAAAGAACTCACATATTCAAAAATGTAGAAAGGCACGGGAGAGTTAGTCATTTATTGCATTCAAAAAAATATAAGTTTATTTGCATATCCAAATACAGGATATTTATTTAAGTGAAAACTGTATGCTcacaatttaaataatttcacttgCCATTTAATAAAACTGCAGTCTTAATAACTGCAACTAACATTACTGCCCAAACACTAAAGAACTCGAagcttctttctgttctttatgCAGCTGTTTTGCCCTGTTTTTCAGATCCTCTGCCTTAGCATCATTCTTTTCCACGCCATCTCCCAGTTTGTACATGCGACTGGCGTTGGCACAGGCCCACATGTGCCCCAGCTCACACCCTTTCAGTGAGTACTTCAGGGCACGGCCCATGTCCTTGGGGACCCCAGGTGCCCCCTGCAGGTATATCACACCCAGGTTGAAGCAGCTGGCAGCAAAATTGCCATCACAGGCTTTTGTGTAATAGTCTCTAGCGACCACGGGGTCAGGTTTGTCATCGTTCACTCTCCCATCGTGGGCCAACAGCCCGACGTTGTGACAGGCATTCACTGACTTCTTCCCACCTTTCTCACATGACTTCAGGAAAGACTTGTAGGCAGCTTTCAAATCTGGTTCAAGTCCACCTGTCAGCcaagaaaccaaaacatttcAGTAAGGACATGCTAAAACAGATAGGAGGCCTCTCTGCTTTGCAGcatgcttcccttcccaccgGAAATAGAGCATCCCTCTCTTTAGATACCACAGTCAACATTTAGGACTTCAGAGACACCACCATTGGCTCAGTGACAAAGGTTTTGCAATGTCTTTGACTTAGGAAACTTTCCTCCACTCATAAGTAATCACAACAGCACCTGTGACCAAAAAATAAGCCAAATCAACAAAACACTCTTTCCACTACTATATCCATGGGTTTCTTACTTACACGAGGCAAATATTATTTTGCCAGTATACCTACACATGCACTGAGACTGTTACTAGTTTTGAGCTACAGTACAAATATTGTTCCTTACTAGTATTGTCATTTGGAAGATGTTCCACTCATTTAACTGCTTCCCATTACTGTACCAGCAAATACATTTTGGGCAGACTCGGGGGCTACCTAGGTAAGCAGGGTTACCAGTCTGTGACTTTCTTACTTTCtctaaaagagaagaaatccaAATCTTAAGAACTGAACACACTGCAACATTGAGCCCTGGCTATACTTACCACTTATACAGatgtaattataaaaaaataatacacgTGGTTAACCTACAGCTGATACTTCAGAAGGAAGCAATTTACAGGTTTCcacccttcccctgcttttaTGAGGTGACCATGAAAGGGGCGGGACAGGGGCTCCTTCAAGGTCAGGATGACATTCGGGGGGTCGGGTATTGGAATAGGTGGTCAGGTATTGATACAGGGAGGTGGAGGAGtcgccatccctggaggtgtttaagaggTGTCTGGATGAGGCGCCGGGTGATGTGGATAAGGGGTtacagtggcagtgctggatgaacggttggacttgatgatcctaaaGGCCTCTTCCAACCTTGGTGATTCAATTCTCTGACTCCAGGCGCTAGGCACCTTTACAAAAGCaagattcccccccccccggcccaCCTTTGCCGAGGGCCTGGTAGGCCCCCAGCTTGTAGCAGCTCTCGCTGTGCCCGTGCTCCTCGCAGTTGTCGCGCATCACCCGCGCCGCGGCCGCGAAGTCCTTCTTGATGGTGTCCAGGTAGTCCGCGAAGCGCTGGCAGCCTGCGGGGCACGGCACAGGGGCTGAGCTCCCGCCGGGCCCGCCGGgagcggggggcggcggggccctTACCGTCCGGGTCCTTCTCCTTGAAGCACTGGTAGCTGTACTCCACGTGCAGGTTCTCCAGGTACGCCCGCACCTCCTCCTCGTCCGCGAAGTTGATGAACCCGGCCATGACGGCGCCAGGGCACGGGAGATCGCGGGGCCGCTCCCGCGAGGAACGAGCGCTCCGTGCGGAACCGGGGCCGCCCCTTCCCCGGCCGCTCCTCCGGCCACTCCCCCCGCTCCTTCTCCTCCCGCCCCTTCCCCGGCCActccccctgctccttcctcgACCGGCCATTCCCCCACAGCTCCTCCCATCACCGCTGCCTGCCGCGCTCGCCGGGAACTCTGACAGTTCAGCAGCTTTAAGCGATAGCACGCTGTTAGTATTTTACTCTCAGAGTTTTGCACCACTGGATGCGTATTCCCGAGGTCTGATTCGGAAGACTCCAATCCACAAGTTGAGACGTGTCTGAGACTGAGACAATCGAGACTATGTACATTAATGAGCTCTGCATGGCTTACGAGTCACGGTTGCTTCCCCCATTCCCCCATTTGCCTCCCGCACGCTTTTGTCTGGATTAACAGCTCCATAATTTCCAACTCAGAACGGAGGAGTTGCGGCGAGAGACTGTTCTGAGCCACCGCCCCTTTCTGTGGTGCCACAAAAGCTCTTGGAGGTGCTCTTGGAAGAGCTGGAACCTGACACCGAGTGTCTCTGAGCTGGCAGCGTCAGGGGCGCTAAAAACACTCAGGGACTGGTAAGCACTTACACATCAAACCTTGGTTCTCCAGTGATCCGAGAATCACAAAaaggtttgggtgggaagggaccttaaagctcatctcgttccaccccctgccatgggcagggacatcttccactgggccaggttgctccaagccccatctaacctgtccttgaacacttccagagatgggcaCTGACAACACTATGGATGAACTTAACCCGAATGTGATATTAGAATACTTACACAAAACATGGCACACTATCCAATTCCAGCAGTTTTGAGCACAAACCGAATTTTCTGTAAAGCAGCACATTAGAAATTTATGTGCTGAATTGCTTAGAGTTAAAATTAATGTGAAAGTACGCTTGAGTTAAAATGAATTACAGAGAATATTTGCAAATGCTTTGTCCCAAATTATTTCAGTA
It encodes the following:
- the LOC116791249 gene encoding cytochrome c oxidase assembly factor 7 is translated as MAGFINFADEEEVRAYLENLHVEYSYQCFKEKDPDGCQRFADYLDTIKKDFAAAARVMRDNCEEHGHSESCYKLGAYQALGKGGLEPDLKAAYKSFLKSCEKGGKKSVNACHNVGLLAHDGRVNDDKPDPVVARDYYTKACDGNFAASCFNLGVIYLQGAPGVPKDMGRALKYSLKGCELGHMWACANASRMYKLGDGVEKNDAKAEDLKNRAKQLHKEQKEASSSLVFGQ